The Rhodococcus sp. B50 DNA window GTTGTCGAAGGTCTGCATGACCCCGGCGAACCCCTTCTCGGTGTGCACCTCCGGGGAGCCGAGGATGTTGTCCTTCGGGATACGGCAGTTGTCGAGCACCAGCACGGCGGTGTCGGACGCCTTGATGCCGAGTTTCTTCTCGAGGCGCGCCACCGAGAGTCCGGGAGCCTCGCGCGGCACGACGAACGACTTGATCGCGGCGCGGCCCTGCGACCGGTCGACGCTCGCCCACACGACGATGTGCGTCGAACGCTCACCGGCGGTGACGAAGATCTTCTCGCCGTTGAGGACCCACTCGTCGCCGTCGAGCACGGCCGTGGTCGTCACGGCTGCGGAGTCGGATCCGAAGCCGGGTTCGGTGATGGCCATGGAGGCCCACACCTTGCCGAACCGCTCGAGCTGCTCGTCGGTGGCCACTGCGGCGATCGCGGAGTTGCCCAGACCCTGGTACGGGATCGACAGGGTCAGGCCGACATCGCCCCAGCACGTCTCGATGACGTTGAGGAGTCCGGCCATGTTGCCGCCGTTGGCATTTCCGGCGGGACCGTCGTGCTTGACCTTGCTGTCGCGGCCGAGCGTGGCACCGGCCGCGCCCTGACCGGAGTCGTTGAGTCCCTCGACCATCGCGGCCATCGTGTCGAGTTCGACGGGGTATTCGTGCTCGGCGAGGTCGTACTTGCGGGAGATCGGCCGGAAGATCTGCGCGGCGACCTGATGGGCCTGGTTCGCGGAAGCCTTGAGCTTCCTGGGAAGTTCGAGATTGATCATCACAGGTTCCTTGTTCGGGTCGGGCCGATCAGACGAGGACGACGCCCTCGGCGACTCCGATTGCTCGCAGGTCGCGGTACCAACGTTCGACGGGGTGTTCCTTGGTGTAGCCGTGGCCGCCGAGCAGCTGGACGCCGTCGAGGCCGAACTGCATGCCCTTGTCGGTGGCGAGCTTGCGGGCCAGGGCCGCCTCGCGGGCGAACGACAAGCCCTGCTCGGCCCGCGACGCACCGCGCAGCGTCACCAGGCGCAGACCGTCGAGCTCGATCCTGATGTTCGCGACCATGAACGCCACCGCCTGCCGATGACTGACGGGCTCACCGAACGCCTCGCGCTCGTTGACGTAGGGGACCACGTAGTCGAGCACGGCCTGTCCGGTGCCCGTCGCCAGAGCGGCCCAGCCCAGACGCGACAGCCGCACGGCGTCGGCGTACTGCTCGGCGCGCACGTCCGCGTCGTCGTCGCCCAGGCGCGCCGATGCCGGCACCGCGACATCCTCGAGCAGCAGGCGGCCCAGGCCGGCGGCGCGCAGGCCCATGCCCGGATCGGCTTCGATGACGACACCCTTGCTCTTCGCCTCGACGAGGAAGAGGGACGGCTTGCCGTCGAGTTCGGCTGCCACGACGAAGAGTTCGGCGCTACCCGCGGCCGGGACGAACGACTTCACACCGTTGAGCCGGTATCCGCTGGGGGAGCGCACGGCCTTGGTCTGCAGCGCGAAGGGATCGAACAGGGCGCGCGGCTCGGCGATCACGACGGATGCCTGGGGGACATCGTCGCCGGCGAAGGCCGGCAGGTAGGTCTTCTGCTGTTCCTCGGTGCCCCACTGGGTCAGCGCCACGGCTACACCGCTCGGCGCGAGGATCGGCAGGGCCAGGCCCATGTCGCCGTGGGCGAGGGCTTCGGCGACGAGCACGTTGGTGACCACGCCGCGCTCGTCGGCGGCGCCGTCGAATGCTTCGGGCACGTTGACCATGGTGATGCCCAGTTCGGCGGCGCGGGCGAGGAGATCGGCCGGAGCTGCGGCTGCCTCGTCGGCGTCGTGCGCGGCGGGCCGGAGGATCTCGGCGGCGAACTCCCGCACCGTCTCGGTGATCATCTGCTGATCGTCGGTGGGGGTGAGGTCGAAGAAGTCGGCGTTCTTCGCGGTCGCGAGACGCTGCGGGCCGTTCGCGCCGCCCGACATCTTCTTGAAGGTGCGCGTCGCGGCGCCGAGAGTCTTGAAACCCGTCTTCGTGGACTGGTACGTGATCCGGTCGATCGTCTCGCGGATCTTGTACCGATCCGCGAGCTCGGAGCCCGTGATGCGGGTGAGCACGCGCATGGCGGCGCCCATGGCGTCCCGTCTGATCGGGTTGAGGCCGACGGCGGACGTGTCGCGAGGCGTGTGGCGGGCCACGCTGTCTTGCTTGCTCATGATCACCAGAAGTCTCTCGATGCGGCAGCGGACGACACCCGATCTTACTCCCGAGTAAGGTTGCTGTCTACCGTGCGGTAAGTTCCGGCCACGCGCACGACGCGTTCGGTGGGTCCGGCCCCGCCGAGCGAGGTCGAACCCACCGACCGCGGCCGGATCAGGAGAGCCGTGAGAGCACCTCGTCGTGCAGCGTCCCGTTGGTCGCGACCGCACTGCCACCGTGCGGACCGGCCGCACCGTCGAGGTTCGTGAACCGTCCACCCGCCTCGCGCACCAGGACGTCGAGCGCCGCCAGGTCCCACAGCGACACCTCGGGTTCGAGCGCGATCTCGAGGGTGCCCTCGGCGAGCAGGCAGTACGAGAAGAAGTCGCCGTAGGCGCGCACCCGCCACACGTCGTCGGTCAAGGCGACGAAACGGTCGCGGATGCCGCGGTCGAGCCAGCCGCTCAGGCTCGAGAAGCTCAGCGACGACGATGCGAGATCGGCGACCTGCGACACCGAGATGCGGCGCGGCTGCTCACCGTCGTGCGAGACCCACGCCCCGCTGCCCGCGGCTGCCCACCACCGACGGTTCAGTGCCGGGGCGCTGACGACACCGACGACGGGCACGCCGTCCTCGAGCAACGAGATCAGGCTCGCCCACACCGGCACGCCGCGCACGAAGTTCTTCGTGCCGTCGATGGGATCGACCACCCACTGCCGTCCGCGGAAGACCGCGTCGCCACCGAACTCCTCGCCCAGCACCGCGTCGTCGGGCCGCTGCTCACCGAGCATCTCGCGGATGGTGCGCTCGACGGCGAGGTCGGCGTCGGAGACCGGGCTCAGGTCCGGCTTGTCGTCCACCTTCAGATCCAGCGCACCGAAGCGGTCGCGGGTGATGGAGTCGGACGCGTCGGCGAGTCGGAGGGCGAGGTCCAGGTCGGCGGTGTAGTCGGTGGTCATGACGGAAACGCTAGCCGCCGCCGGTCGGGGTCGAGCAGCTTGCCGCCCACGGCGGGGCGGTTCGTCGCTCCGGTAACCTGTTGAATCGTGCATCCCGATGTTTCCGCAGCCCTGGCCGAGCTCGACACGACCCTCCGCACCGTGGAGTCGGTCCTCGACGTCGAGGAGCTGCGACGGCGCATCGACGAACTCGAGCACCAGGCTGCCGATCCCGAGTTGTGGAACGACCAGGAGCACGCCCAGAAGGTCACCAGCGAGTTGTCGCACGCGCAGGGTGAACTGCGTCGCGTCGAGGGGTTGCGCCAGCGGCTCGAAGATCTGCCGGTGCTCTACGAGCTCGCCGAAGGCGAGGAGGGCGAGGACCGCACGGCGGCCATGGCCGACGCCGATGCCGAACGTGAGAGCCTGCGCGCCGACATCGAGGCGATGGAGGTGCGCACGCTGCTGTCGGGCGAGTACGACCAGCGCGACGCGCTCGTCAACATCCGTGCCGGTGCCGGTGGCGTCGACGCCGCCGACTGGGCCGAGATGCTCATGCGCATGTACATCCGCTGGGCCGACAAGCACGGCTACGGCGTCGAGGTCTACGACACCTCCTACGCCGAAGAGGCCGGCATCAAGTCCGCCACCTTCGCCGTCAAGGCGCCCTACACCTACGGCACCCTCTCGGTCGAGATGGGCACGCACCGGCTCGTCCGGATCAGCCCCTTCGACAACCAGGGTCGCCGCCAGACCTCCTTCGCGGAGGTCGAGGTGCTGCCCGTCGTCGAGACCACCGACCACATCGACGTCGACGAGAACGACGTCCGCGTCGACGTCTATCGCTCGTCCGGTCCGGGCGGCCAGTCGGTCAACACCACCGACTCCGCCGTGCGCCTGACACACATCCCGACGGGCATCGTCGTCACCTGCCAGAACGAGAAGTCCCAGCTCCAGAACAAGGTTGCGGCCATGCGCGTGCTGCAGGCCAAGCTCCTCGAGCGCAAGCGTCAGGAGGAGCGTGCCGAGATGGACGCGCTCAAGGGCGACGGCGGTAGCTCGTGGGGCAACCAGATGCGGTCGTACGTGCTGCATCCCTATCAGATGGTCAAGGATCTGCGCACCGAGTACGAGGTGAACAACCCGTCGGCGGTGCTCGACGGCGACATCGACGGATTTCTCGAATCGGGCATCCGCTGGCGTATGCGGGAAGAGCAGACATCGTGATCGGAAACTGGAGAGGGGCCTGTGCCGTTTCTTCCCGGAGCTAGACTGCTCGACTGGTTGTCGACGAGCGGGCTGCAGATCGCGCTCACGATCCTGGGTGCGGTTCTGATCGCCCGGTTCGTCTCCTGGATCGGCAGCCGCATCACGCGGCGCATCGACGAGCGCTACACGCAGTCCGACGATCTCGTGCGGTCCGAAGCGACGAAGCACCGTCACTCGGTCGCCCAGGTGGTCACATGGATGGCGATCTCGTTCGTCTACATCGTCGCCACTCTGAAGGTGTTCGACTACCTGCAGCTGCCCATCGGCAGCCTGGTCGCGCCGGCGACCGTGCTCGGCGCGGCACTGGGCTTCGGTGCCCAGCGCATCGTGCAGGACATCCTGGCGGGCTTCTTCATCATCACCGAACGCCAGTACGGCTTCGGCGACACCGTCCAAATCTCCGTGACCGGTGCGTCCGAGGACGCGATCGGCACCGTCGAGGACGTCACGCTGCGCGTCACCCGCGTGCGCAGCACGGCAGGCGAGGTGATCACCGTCCCCAACGGGCAGATCAACAAGGCCGTGAACCTGTCGAAGGACTGGGCGCGCGCCGTCGTCGACGTCCCGATCCCGGTGACCGCCGACATCGCCGACGTCACCGAGATCCTGCGCGAACTCGGCGTAGCCGCCTACAAGGAACCCCGCCTGCGCGAACTGCTGCTCGACGAGCCGAGCGTGATGGGCGTCGAGAGTCTCGAGGTGGATCAGCTCAGCGTGCGCATGGTCGCGCGCACTCTGCCCGGCAAGCAGTTCCAGGTGGGCCGGCTGTTGCGCGCGCGCATCGCGGGTGCGCTGCGTGAGCAGGGCATCACCGTCACGCCGCAGCTCGACACTGCCAGTGTCGTCGATCGTGTGGAGGCGCAGTGAGCGAGGAGAGGGAGCCGCACCGCAGGCGTATCCCGTCGCACCTGCTCGGTGGGCGGATGAGGACCACGACCTTCGCGTTGTGCAGCCTGTGGGTGGGGATGTGGGTGCTCTATCTGTTCCTGAACCAGCCCGAGGACACGCCAGCGGCACCGTCGAGCGCGGTGATCATCTCCGAGACCCCGTACGTGCCGTATGTGCCGCCGGCGGCAACCGTGCCACCTCAGGAATTCGCGCCGGAGATCACCGACACGCCCTACCCGCCGACGACCTCGTCGACGTTCCCGCCGACGACGCCGACGGGTGTTCCGGGCTCGCAACAAGGCGTCTCGCCCCCGCGCGTACCCACGACCACGGCACCTCCGACCACGACGACCAGGCAGCTCCCGTTCGACCTGCCTCGGATTCCCGGGCTGAACGAGGAGCAGAGCCGGACGGTCCCGCAGAACACCGATGCACCGTCCCCGTAGGGCTCGGACATGCCGCTGCCGTAGGTCACCGAACGGTAACGGTTAGCATGTCCACGTGATCCGGCTGGAGAATGTGTCCAAGTCCTACAAGACGTCCACGCGACCCGCACTCGAAGGGGTCTCGGTGCACGTCGAGAAGGGCGAGTTCGTCTTTCTCATCGGTCCCTCCGGATCGGGGAAGTCGACCTTCCTCCGGTTGCTCCTCCGCGAGGAGAAGCCTACGACCGGCGACATCCACGTGGCCGATTTCCACGTCAACCGGATCCCGGCGCGTCGCGTACCGAAGCTGCGGCAGAACCTCGGGTGCGTATTCCAGGACTTCCGGCTGCTCCAGCGCAAGACGGTCGCCGAGAACATCTCGTTCGCTCTCGAGG harbors:
- a CDS encoding acyl-CoA dehydrogenase family protein; translation: MINLELPRKLKASANQAHQVAAQIFRPISRKYDLAEHEYPVELDTMAAMVEGLNDSGQGAAGATLGRDSKVKHDGPAGNANGGNMAGLLNVIETCWGDVGLTLSIPYQGLGNSAIAAVATDEQLERFGKVWASMAITEPGFGSDSAAVTTTAVLDGDEWVLNGEKIFVTAGERSTHIVVWASVDRSQGRAAIKSFVVPREAPGLSVARLEKKLGIKASDTAVLVLDNCRIPKDNILGSPEVHTEKGFAGVMQTFDNTRPIVAGMAVGLGRAVLEELRSILKDAGVEVSYDIPANNQHAAAAEFLALEADWEAAYLLALRATWMADNKKPNSLEASVSKAKAGRTGTAVSLKAVELAGTYGYSQRPLLEKWARDSKILDIFEGTQQIQQLIVARRVLGKSSSELK
- a CDS encoding acyl-CoA dehydrogenase family protein; the encoded protein is MIMSKQDSVARHTPRDTSAVGLNPIRRDAMGAAMRVLTRITGSELADRYKIRETIDRITYQSTKTGFKTLGAATRTFKKMSGGANGPQRLATAKNADFFDLTPTDDQQMITETVREFAAEILRPAAHDADEAAAAPADLLARAAELGITMVNVPEAFDGAADERGVVTNVLVAEALAHGDMGLALPILAPSGVAVALTQWGTEEQQKTYLPAFAGDDVPQASVVIAEPRALFDPFALQTKAVRSPSGYRLNGVKSFVPAAGSAELFVVAAELDGKPSLFLVEAKSKGVVIEADPGMGLRAAGLGRLLLEDVAVPASARLGDDDADVRAEQYADAVRLSRLGWAALATGTGQAVLDYVVPYVNEREAFGEPVSHRQAVAFMVANIRIELDGLRLVTLRGASRAEQGLSFAREAALARKLATDKGMQFGLDGVQLLGGHGYTKEHPVERWYRDLRAIGVAEGVVLV
- the hisN gene encoding histidinol-phosphatase; its protein translation is MTTDYTADLDLALRLADASDSITRDRFGALDLKVDDKPDLSPVSDADLAVERTIREMLGEQRPDDAVLGEEFGGDAVFRGRQWVVDPIDGTKNFVRGVPVWASLISLLEDGVPVVGVVSAPALNRRWWAAAGSGAWVSHDGEQPRRISVSQVADLASSSLSFSSLSGWLDRGIRDRFVALTDDVWRVRAYGDFFSYCLLAEGTLEIALEPEVSLWDLAALDVLVREAGGRFTNLDGAAGPHGGSAVATNGTLHDEVLSRLS
- the prfB gene encoding peptide chain release factor 2, with the translated sequence MHPDVSAALAELDTTLRTVESVLDVEELRRRIDELEHQAADPELWNDQEHAQKVTSELSHAQGELRRVEGLRQRLEDLPVLYELAEGEEGEDRTAAMADADAERESLRADIEAMEVRTLLSGEYDQRDALVNIRAGAGGVDAADWAEMLMRMYIRWADKHGYGVEVYDTSYAEEAGIKSATFAVKAPYTYGTLSVEMGTHRLVRISPFDNQGRRQTSFAEVEVLPVVETTDHIDVDENDVRVDVYRSSGPGGQSVNTTDSAVRLTHIPTGIVVTCQNEKSQLQNKVAAMRVLQAKLLERKRQEERAEMDALKGDGGSSWGNQMRSYVLHPYQMVKDLRTEYEVNNPSAVLDGDIDGFLESGIRWRMREEQTS
- a CDS encoding mechanosensitive ion channel family protein; this encodes MPFLPGARLLDWLSTSGLQIALTILGAVLIARFVSWIGSRITRRIDERYTQSDDLVRSEATKHRHSVAQVVTWMAISFVYIVATLKVFDYLQLPIGSLVAPATVLGAALGFGAQRIVQDILAGFFIITERQYGFGDTVQISVTGASEDAIGTVEDVTLRVTRVRSTAGEVITVPNGQINKAVNLSKDWARAVVDVPIPVTADIADVTEILRELGVAAYKEPRLRELLLDEPSVMGVESLEVDQLSVRMVARTLPGKQFQVGRLLRARIAGALREQGITVTPQLDTASVVDRVEAQ